A DNA window from Cryptomeria japonica unplaced genomic scaffold, Sugi_1.0 HiC_scaffold_754, whole genome shotgun sequence contains the following coding sequences:
- the LOC131872750 gene encoding transcription factor MYB13-like: MGRAPCCDKIGLNKGPWSPQENRILADFIRMNGHGNWRAVPKQAGLLRCGKSCRLRWLNYLRPEIKHGNFTSEEEDTIIKLHQLLGNRWSAIASRLPGRTDNEIKNVWNTRLKKRVSRMELDPVTNHSKSPKAEHNLILLDYSHSSEKSPSMEEGNSGLIQAKYLVDSPTRISNSSNTLYDSYNLSSGILSSINSIDSEFVNGDSSLSLDWLESSCTNSLDEPLDIEDDTFIVENQDYATEKSTHEVMWKYSSNWEAHYFTTFQKMIS; this comes from the exons atgggCCGAGCTCCCTGCTGTGATAAAATTGGACTAAACAAAGGTCCATGGTCACCTCAGGAAAATCGAATACTCGCTGATTTTATTCGCATGAATGGCCATGGGAACTGGCGTGCAGTCCCTAAACAAGCAG GACTGTTAAGATGCGGTAAAAGCTGTCGTCTAAGGTGGCTTAATTACCTCAGACCAGAAATTAAACATGGGAATTTTACTTCTGAAGAGGAAGACACTATTATTAAGCTTCATCAGCTTCTGGGCAACAG GTGGTCGGCTATTGCTTCACGCCTGCCTGGAAGAACAGATAATGAGATAAAGAATGTGTGGAATACTCGCTTGAAGAAGCGGGTTTCAAGAATGGAACTCGATCCAGTAACAAATCATTCAAAGTCACCCAAGGCGGAGCACAATCTTATCTTGCTTGACTACTCCCACAGTAGTGAGAAAAGTCCATCAATGGAGGAGGGCAATTCAGGTCTCATTCAAGCAAAATATTTGGTTGATTCTCCCACCAGAATCTCTAATTCCTCCAACACATTGTATGATTCATATAATCTGTCAAGCGGAATCCTTTCATCTATAAATAGTATAGACAGTGAGTTTGTAAATGGAGATTCAAGTTTAAGTTTAGATTGGCTTGAATCCAGTTGTACAAATTCTTTAGATGAGCCACTAGATATTGAAGATGACACGTTTATTGTTGAAAACCAGGATTATGCAACGGAAAAAAGTACACATGAAGTAATGTGGAAGTATAGCTCAAACTGGGAAGCTCACTATTTCACTACTTTCCAGAAGATGATTTCTTGA